The Belonocnema kinseyi isolate 2016_QV_RU_SX_M_011 chromosome 1, B_treatae_v1, whole genome shotgun sequence genomic interval ttttcttaatgttctatcaaaatcGCTGTTTTTAGAAAGAGGTGGTACGCAATTGATATAAATAcccaaaatattataactgattttAAACATAAGTTGTACTCAGAAACAAATgttcattttgtattattttatttgccagcttctttaaattttaggaagGCAATATAaatgtaaccaaaaaattgatttaactttGACCAGACAAATGGATTGCTGCGTTAAAAAATCTGTAGGACTAACTAAAGCTACACGTTATGTCCACACAAATGTTTTAggtaccaatttttttttcttatattgagGTAGAATAGAacattttataaacgaaaaatagTCCTACAAGTGCTTAATAGTTTAACTGTTAAAACTATGCTTCAATTTTAATTGAGCACAACTTTTTCTGTCCTGTTAAAATACCAAATTGTCTTATTTTGAAGCCATCTTTCGCACTACTTTCCCTTTCTAACTTCTCATTAAAAAGTAGGACGTACTagtgaactaaaataatgaacagggagtattttttaaattgctttcaaCCTTATGTCTAGAAAAACAGAAGACATTTGAAAGAGACAAAATTTGATTCTCACTTCGGTCCTGTTTTGATCCAAGAAAGTGATACTAAAACGTGGTTTAGTGGCACCAAAATAAAGTAGCATTAGAGTAGAGCGAGCCATGACTATACTTTTAGAGGACTGTTTCAATACAGAAAACTAGCCATCAActcataattttttctacaatgttaatatcaacaaaaataacTTAATGAGGAAACCAGcttgttttgaaatttacttaaagaTGTTCCCAGAATAGATTTGCAATTTTTGACTCTATTGGGATAATGAAATCCCTTACAATTCAGTTGCGTTAGCCAAGATTTTCAATAATCATTACtcaataaaattatgttaaacaTCTTCAATATACATGTAGACGGAAACTGGAATCGCAATTTTGAATAACCCGCTGTGCAAGTGTTTATCAACTAAATATGAACGATGTGTTAAACACAATACTTCCGGTTTAGGCATAAAATCGATATTTTCGCAATGAGGAAACAGGAAGATATCTGCTCTGTGATGAATCCTGAGTATATTAGGAGGACCAGATTCCTTGAATTGTCAAAGCAGCTCTGTACAGTGTCTCAGCAAGTTAACAGACACTCAAGGCAAGATGAGGCTACCAGGACTTCAATGCATCCTGATCCTCTTGGCGGCGACACTTGTAGCGGGGCAAGGTCCATGTCACTGCAGCTGCTCATCCTCTGGGGTAGAAATACtggtaatttaatttcttttcatattcAAGTGGTGTCTGAATCTTAAgttattcaattaaattactGTGAACCTTCTCATTCTGCCAATTTGATAAATATGACATGAAGAGAAACTCtttagaaaaaagtataataaaaactCGATTTCAATCATTCTCAATGATGTGTGATCTTTAGTGTCTGACACATATTTAAGGTTCAAAACAACCTATGTCTTAGAAAAGTAATGCATTatactaattttaattgtttcagacTGGTTACGAAAGTTACTCAATTCCACCATGGTATAATTATTCACCACCATCAACTACTGGTTACTTACCTCCACCAGGGTATAATTATTTACCACCATCAACTACTGGTTACTTACCTCCACCATGGTATAATTATTTACCACCATCAACTACTGGTTACTTACCTCCACCATGGTATAGTTACTTAATGCCACCAACTACAAGCTGCTCAAGACCACCAACTCTAAGTTATATGCCTCCACCTCCTCAGCCCCCAGCAGTAGTTATTCCACCTCCTCCACCACCACCTCCAGAAATTTTGCATTTCTACATACCACCTCCACCTGTCCCACNNNNNNNNNNNNNNNNNNNNNNNNNNNNNNNNNNNNNNNNNNNNNNNNNNNNNNNNNNNNNNNNNNNNNNNNNNNNNNNNNNNNNNNNNNNNNNNNNNNNgggagctcttcttaatattttgacaccaaaatcatgtcgatacaccttaccgactgcgagtaaagccacccacgctttaacttgacagactgtatataaatACCTCCGCAATTGACTGCTTATCCGTACGTAACGTGTTACTGAACTGTGAAGATGTTAATGATATTTAAGGAACCCTTTACCTAGCAACAGATAATAAATGGTGTTTTATGGGTCGGCGTACGAACCTGTAccccaagaatttaaaaaatccgggtACGGTCCCGGAACGTGAATAAATTATAGGATCCTGGGCCGCGTCCTTGGAGAATTAAAGGGTCGAGTGCGGACCTGAATCCTTAAGGCGCCTTCAACGGTTGTCACTTTGGCTACATCCAAATTAAGtctaaagggatgaatttttgaatatataattttaagcacacaatctaaaaacaattataaaggtttgttcagaaattttttcaaaagatgtttTGGTTGTTGTTGTCTTTTGCCTTTCAAGATGGATTGTATTTTCTCGCTTGAAGCAGCAGCGGCAACAATAAAGTTTTGGACTGTGAAACTTAATGGTACAACAATttgtaacttgacattttgaaaattttgaataggtTGAGTTTTTAACATTTAGAGTTTAAAGTTGTACAAGTTTAaggatcaaatatttgaaattattgaatttaggaAACATGGAACTTTAcactgttacattttcaaaatctatactGCAAACGTATGCAATTTGAAAGGTACTTTTAGGAAAAAGCTCTATTATCGAGATATAcgattaataacacagccacacaaaaaaagaagtattttgatTTGGTAACGAGACATatatattcctatgtattttgacgcgctgaataTGAAATCGCCATCAGAATTAGCGCAAGGGTTCTCTGTTTGGTCCTAAACTCAAAAAACTCCTTTAGTTCGTTGAAATGGCCTCTTTTGCTAGTACGAACTCAAACCAGATACCTGTTAATGCATTTTTGGCGTCACTAAGTTTAATAAGATTATTTTACGAGCTAATCAGGTAAGATTTCATTCAAAACTTCAAACCCGTTCAATTTAATCTCAAAGAACACTTCAAATCcatggaaattacattttttatgcgcTAAAGCTGGAACCTCGCCACATTCCTACTCGTTCTCGGGGTTTCCAAGTCCAATTTCACAGTTTCGTGAAACCTACTGCGTTACAATATATTATTTACcttaagaataatgaatcttacTTAAAAAATACCTCTAATTCCTTACAGCAGttaattttgtagttgaaaaataaaacatttgtattttatcCACGTCGAAATGTTCGAACTCAGGgtcacaatttatatttttgttttttgttttaataaaatctaACTTGAAAGTAACATCAATTTACCTGACAACCTTTCTTTACTCTATTTTCCTCGTACTATAACGTGTACTTTTTTCTTCAGAGGATTTATCCAACTTACGTTTTCTCCATCTCATATTTGTTTCTCTCTTTAACATCCAGCAAACATGAGCGATCATGAGTTCATCCCAACTACCCTAATATTGTTATTCCAGAAGTTTCATATCTTGATGAAACTGTTCTCCTTATTCTTTGTTGTAATcaccaaaatttttgagaaaccTATCCGCATGTGAATCatgaaagtgtaatttttaattcatcaaaccTCCCagcttttgaaatttgtaagcATCTTGCCCACAAGcttcctttttaattttggtCGATTGAGTTCCAAAATTCGTGTCTTTGAAGAACGTCTGAATCTGTGGTCCATCGAATACACATTCTTTAATTTAACATCAAAAATAGTTGAGAATTTTTGCCCTATGTACGTAAATCATTGGCCATTTAACTAGTCTTTCATGGATGATATGACAACCAGATTCGAAGGATTCTCTCTCAGGCCAATGCTTTTTTCTGCAACGGTTGGCTCGATCTCTTCTATTCCATAGACATAAGAAGCACGGCTCTCTCGTGAAATCTGACTGTTGACCTATGTTCATAGTTATAACTTTGAGATCACCACAGATTTTCCATTTGTGATTTGCGTACTTTACTTTACCTAGAAGCATTTCCCCATTGTTGTACTTCAATTTAATCACTGTTGAGTGAGCTatcgacaattttttattcagattcAGTGCGTCAAAAAGGATAGGAGTATTTATATCTTATTACCAGATGAAGATACTtctctttttttgtgtggctgtgaatTCCACaatcttaaacattaaaaatgtatatatcttcacttttgaagattcaaaatttaaggtAAGTACTTTTTTCTTAAGTGAcagaatctttaaagaaaaaattgaaactttctttccgatcattaaaattaaagactTACAATTTCAGTAAGTCTTCTAAGTACAAATAGCAACAAATcaaaacactatttttaaataatgtttgtcaTTTTTTCACATTGAGTTGTCGAAATAATGTAAACTTTGGTATTATTTTATGACCTAATTTGGAACCTTAGAAATTCTAAATCCAAACGTGTTTGATTTTGAGTTATTCGTTTTTTAACTTTTGGGGGAAAAATAGACaacgcttttaattttctttttattaaggaGACAATCCCGTGTatgaatccaatcagggatccggtcgATACCAGCCTGGTCGGATTTTGACTTCAATACCAGCCGGGATCCGGTCAGATAATCTAGCCATAAAGCAGTCAATAAATGTTACTTCAGGCGAGAAATTAGTAACTTGTTTTGACTTTTAAGGTTTATAGTAAACAATGCGATGAGCTTTAAAAGTTAAATCAATTTAACTAATTCTGGCGAGTAAATCGGAGTAGAATTTCAATCGCTGATGGTAGAACCTCCTAGCtattgtttcattttgaaaaccaCGTAgtattttaggctagaattgaactaaggaaaaaatgtatacacaatagtataatttaatttaaaataataattatccacGCACTAAAGGGGGCATGCAAACTTATCACTTAActtattactgaaataaggtttatttttaataggaatcacgattttatttgcgaactttgaAAAGACGACACGACGTTAGTGCCATGTGCATCCTCGTTCGAGCCTGAGTGTCTACGCAGGCGCCAGGCGGTAACTTTGAAAGTGCgcagactaaacattgtctgaaaatagagaaaattatacaaattttagcaGTTTTGCTATTGCACATAGGaatgaatatttgaattatacttttaaaataaaaatccatccaGTATTCATAATTACGTTTTTGATAATGTCATGGTTTTAAAAAGTGTACTTCCTGGAAGACAAATTAACCTTATTAGTGCCCAGTCGGCCCCTGACTATAAGTTTTAACTAGGGTTGGTGAGGCCAACAACAGGCGGGCTCCGGATTAgatgattcgagaaaaatgtagacCGGTCGGTTCCCAAACGGTTCCTGTTCATGAAACCCAGTCAGGGGTAGCCCAGCCGGGATCCAACAAGACACCTTGTAGAAACAGTTAAAACAGAAAAAGCTGAACCCAACTTTTCTACCATGATCCTTTGGACTCCTTTGGCATCACGATCGGTCCTGTGAGCAAAAAGAACTTTCATTTCAATACCGCATTTCGTTCATGTCGACTTAACCAATCTATTTAATGCCTGGGCAGAAACTGCTTTATGGGGTTTTctaatctgtgaaaaaaatttaattactttcgcCGCAGACTTGACTTGAGCAAATAAGACACTAACATTAATGCAGCACAGAGTGCTCTACTTTGTAATAATGTAAAATTAGGATCGGTTGAGGTTGATTTTTTGCTGATGTTTAAACGTGCTAAGGTATTCGAATCTCAATACAGGATGTAGTTTTCCCAACGTTGTCAAGGTTGGGTAGGCCAATCTGGATCCACAACAATGCCGTAAGTTCTTTCTGATTGTATTTTATTCAGAACTGTTGAAATTATCGCGAAGGGTGGAAAGACATAAAAGAAGAACTTTCCCCAAGACAAAAAAAGCATCAACTGCTACTGAGCTAGAATCTTTCTTATAGGAAATGTAATATTTGCACTTTGCATTGTCACGACTAGCAAATAAGTCAACCATCGGGTCACCGAAAACTTGAACTCTTTTTCTGAAAGCAAAACCTGCTAATTCATATTCCGTGTCTGGCTCAGGTCATCGTGATTTAATGTCAGCCTCAATATTCTCCTTAGAGCTAATATAGGGAGCGAATATCCATAATTAGCATGCCTCGCACCATCTTCAAATCTCTACCGTTATATTGCTAAGATGAACATACTGAGTACCTTCTATTCTATTAATATAAGAAATGGCGGTCATGTTATCTTTTCTCAAAAGCATTTCGCATGATGGTAAATGCTTGGAAAAACAGTTGAGACCAAAGAATGCGGCTTTAAGTTTTCAAATGTTGATATCTAGAACCTGTTCCTCCTATGTCGAAGAACCGTGAGATCTTGGAGAGCCACAAGCAGCTCCCCAACTAGTTAGAGAAGCAACCGGGAAAATCTCGATAGTGAACTCTGCCTACCTTATGGATCTATATCTCGTTAAAATATGGCTTTTCCACCACAACAAATCCTtcggttttaaatttaatctcaTAGACGCGTCATGATCATCATTGTTTTCTGCTAAAGCTTTGATTTTCTTTTGCTCGAAATCTTTGGTATAAAGCCAACTTTAGGATAGAGCAGGAAAAAAAAAGCTATTAAAGAACCGATAAATTGGATTGATGAAGGACCATTTGCAACAAATTAAACATCAAGCCTGAAAATTTGTAGTTGTTACTTGAAACTATCTGACATTTTTCCTCACTAATAAGAAAGCCAGGTTTCTGTAATAACTTTTTGGCctcgattaaattttttaaacaacaagaatatgtattaccaaattaaaaataatcgttaAGATGATTAACGGCCAAATTACCCGACTTTCTCAGAGGAGAGACTGCAGGCCTTGAAAGCATCGTGAAAACATAAGAAGCTGTACAAATGCCAAAGCGTACGCACGTGAATTCATAAGCTGAACCCTCGAACGCAAATCTCAGAAATTTCCTATCACTTTCGTCATCCGAAATTGAATGGAAAGTGTCCTTTAGGTATGCGGTTATCATAAAGCAGTCCctacttattaattttattgatttcttaTGGTCCTTAAGTTCGAAATTTcccttgaaaaaatatattcaattcttTAAGACTTATAATGGATCTGTTACTACCATCTGGTTTAGGAACTAGGAAAATGCCAGAAAGAAATTGACCCTTTACATGCTTGCATTCGCGTATGGTGCCCCTTTCTGtgagttgagaaatttaaaaatacttcgtGTCTTTCTACAGTAGACCAAGCAGTATGTCTAACAAAGGAACTTTATATTCCCTGACCCAGAACAAGATTTTTGGTTCTGATTTTATAGCCTTCTATTCCTTAGAAAAATGTCTTAATCTACCAGCAACATTACTGACCCTAATCCTTCGTCCTGAATTCCTTCCTGCCTGATCAGCTAGGTTGATATGGTTTCGGCTGAAA includes:
- the LOC117177017 gene encoding extensin-1-like; its protein translation is MRKQEDICSVMNPEYIRRTRFLELSKQLCTVSQQVNRHSRQDEATRTSMHPDPLGGDTCSGTGYESYSIPPWYNYSPPSTTGYLPPPGYNYLPPSTTGYLPPPWYNYLPPSTTGYLPPPWYSYLMPPTTSCSRPPTLSYMPPPPQPPAVVIPPPPPPPPEILHFYIPPPPTG